AGGCTACGCATATTTAATTTCTACAAGATGTCTAGTGCAGTGAGAGCATAAATTGGATTAGCCGAGTACCATTAACCATCAAAGCATCTCAAGAATTAACTCAAATTTTAATGTTGCATTGCAGTGTTCATTGGTAGCTAATAGATGAATGATTGTTTCTAATGTTGCATTATCAGCAGCACTACTATCTATTCCCAACCAATCAGCATCTTCTACTAAATCAATTCCTTCTAAAAGTATTGCTAATTGTGATTTTGGTGCAGAAATTACACTACTCCAATCTAAGATAATTTTATGTTGATGGAGTTTTTGATTTATCTCTACTAAATTAAGTTCACCGGGGAGAATTGCAGGAAGTTGGATAATCATATATTGGGGAATTGGGAATTGGGAATTTTGTTTTTTAGGTTGCTAATTTTTATTCACCAGCTTGGTGTTTAAGTATATTAACCATACTATCTGATAACCATAATCCAGCATTACGTAAAGCCTCAATTCTAGGAGATACACTAGAAATTAATCCCCTCCTTTTCGCTAATATTAATAAACCTCCTGTACCCATAGTAATAGTTGACTTTTAAACAACACAATTAGAGGTGAGGAATTAATAATACAGCACTTCCCGGTGTTATGAGGTACACCATTAGCGGGCAAGATGCCCGCACTACAAGAGTTTCATGATTCAACTTTGTACCTCATAAGAGCGGAAACCGCTGTAATGCGATCAATCAACATTTGACATTTCCTCAGCTAATTCTTCGGCTGTATATTGCATAAAATCAACTCGATAACGAGATAAAGCATGAATAAACTCTGTACGAGTTAGTCCGGCTATTTCTGCTGCTTTATTTTGCGATATATCACCTAATTCGTACCATTTTACGGCGGCTGCAATTTTCATTTCTTGTACAAATTCTTCAGGATTTTTTCGCAGTGCAGAAAATGCGGTTTCTGGTAATTGAATAGGTATGGTTTTCATGGTTTGGGAATGGGGAATTGGGTATTTATAAGATGTTAAAATTAGGGAGTTAGCATATTTTTTAACATAATCAAATTATACATCATATTGGTGAAGTATTAGTAATAGTATAACTTATAACAAAAATTTAAGCTAGATTACAATTATTAAAGTTTATTTAAAAAATGTCAGAATCAGGATTTCCAGGATTTAAGGATATGCAGGATGTGGTTTTTAGTTTGGTTGTGTAGTGTTTTTGATTTTTTTGTCAGAAATGGCTAACGCCACACAAAAAATTTATCAACAACATCCTGAAAATCCTATAATCCTGGACATCCTGATTCAGACAATTACCAATTACCAAACACCAAACAGAAAATTTATCAACAACATCCTGAAAATCCTATAATCCTGGACATCCTGATTCAGACAATTACCAATTACCAAACACCAAACAGAAAATTTATCAACAACATCATGAAAATCCTATAATCCTGGACATCCTGATTCAGACAATTACCAATTTAAGTTATAATTGAAAATACTATATAAATTCTGTTCAAGCTGTGAGTTTTGACAACATTTGTAAGCTATTAGCTGAAAAATATCCTCTTGATTTTGCCCGGTGGTTACTACCAGAAGAACCACAAAGCGTCAAAGTTTTAAAAACCGAATTGAGTATTGAACCAATTCGTGCTGATTTTGTCACGTTTCTGAAAAGTGAAAACCAAATTTTACACATCGAATTTCAGACACTATCAACTTCTCGAAAACCCATTCCTTTGCGAGTCATAGATTATTATATCCGGTTAAAAAGACTCTACCCCGAATGTACCATTATCCAATTTGTGATTTTCCTCCAGGAAACAGAAGATAAAAATGCTTTTATCAATGTTTACCAAGATGTAAATACTACCCACTATTATCAAGTAATTAGAATGTGGGAACAAGACCCTGTTTTATTTCTTAATAATCCCGCACTCTTACCATTAGCACCATTAACCCGCACAAATGCACCTCAAGATTTATTATCGCAGGTTGCTGAAAGTGTTGCTAAAATTGAGGAAATAGAAATCAAGCGGGATATTGTAGCCTGTACTGAGATTTTAGCAGGTTTACGGTTTGAGAAAAAGCTGATTAGTCAATTACTTAGGGAGGACATTATGCGAGAATCAGTAATTTATCAAGATATTTTCCAAAAAGGTGAGAAGCAAGGTGACAAACGAGGTGAACAACGAGGTAGAGAATTAGGTGAACAACGGACAATTATCCGTTTACTTAATCGTCGGTTTGGAGAATTAGATTCATCATTGGTTGATAGAATCAAAACTTTGAATATTGAAAAGTTGGATAATTTAGCAGATGCTTTATTAGACTTTTCTAATATCAATGATTTGGGAACTTGGTTAAATTCAAATCAAGATTAATCATCCCCAATATTGGTCATTTTATCATCATTCTAGTCAGGGAATAAATTCCCTGTCTAAAAGCTAAAGTCGGTTGAAACCGACTATTTTTTTACAACATCCTGTAAATCCTATAATCCTGGACATCCTGATTCAGACAAATAACAATTACCAAACACCACACAAAAAATTTATCAACAACATCCTGAAAATCCTATAATCCTGGACATCCTGATTCAGACAATTACCAATTACCAAACACCAAACAGAAAATTTATCAACAACATCCTGAAAATCCTATAATCCTGGACATCCTGATTCAGACAAATAAAATTACCAAACACCAAACAGAAAATTTATCAACAACATCCTGAAAATCCTATAATCCTGGACATCCTGATTCAGACAATTACCAATTACCAAACACCAAACAGAAAATTTATCAACAACATCCTGAAAATCCTATAATCCTGGACATCCTGATTCAGACAATTACCAATTTAAGTTATAATTGAAAACACTATATAAATTCTGTTCAAGCTGTGAGTTTTGACAACGTTTGTAAGCTATTAGCTGAAAAATATCCTCTTGATTTTGCCCGGTGGTTACTACCAGAAGAACCACAAAGCGTCAAAGTTTTAAAAACCGAATTGAGTATTGAACCAATTCGTGCTGATTTTGTCACGTTTCTGAAAAGTGAAAACCAAATTTTACACATCGAATTTCAGACACTATCAACTTCTCGAAAACCCATTCCTTTGCGAGTCATAGATTATTATATCCGGTTAAAAAGACTCTACCCCGAATGTACCATTATCCAATTTGTGATTTTCCTCCAGGAAACAGAAGATAAAAATGCTTTTATCAATGTTTACCAAGATGTAAATACTACCCACTATTATCAAGTAATTAGAATGTGGGAACAAGACCCTGTTTTATTTCTTAATAATCCCGCACTTTTACCATTAGCACCATTAACCCGCACAAATGCACCTCAAGATTTATTATCGCAGGTTGCTGAAAGTGTTGCTAAAATTGAGGAAATAGAAATCAAGCGGGATATTGTAGCCTGTACTGAGATTTTAGCAGGTTTACGGTTTGAGAAAAAGCTGATTAGTCAATTACTTAGGGAGGACATTATGCGAGAATCAGTAATTTATCAAGATATTTTGCAAAAAGGCGAAGAAAAGGGTAGAAAGGAAGGTGAGAAACGTGGTGAACAACGAGGTAGAGAATTAGGTGAACAACGGACAATTATCCGTCAACTTAATCGCCGATTTGGAGAATTAGATTCATCATTGGTTGATAGAATCAAAACTTTGAATATTGAAAAGTTGGATAATTTAGCAGATGCTTTATTAGACTTTTCTAATATCAATGATTTGGTAAATTGGTTAAATGACAATCAACATGAAGGTCAAAATTAATCAACACTAACAACTGTAATTTTATGAAAGTCCGTTTTAACGGACTTTCTCTATAAGATGAGGACATTATGCGAGAATCAGTAATTTATCAAGATATTTTCCAAAAAGGTGAGAAGCAAGGTGAAAAACTCGGTAGGACAAAAGGTGAACAAAGGACAATTATCCGTCAACTTACTCGCAGGTTTGGAGAATTAGATTCATCATTGGTTGATAAAATAAAAACTCTGAATATTGAAAAGTTGGATAATTTAGCAGATGCTTTATTAGACTTTTCAAATATCAATGATTTGGTAACTTGGTTAAATGATAATTAGTTAGGGAATTGCGTAATAATAATTTTATTTTGTCTGAATCAGGATATCCAGGATTTAAGGATTTACAGGATGTTATTGGTAATTTGTTTGTGAATATTTGAGATTATAATAAAATTAAGTTACACTAGTAGTCAATCAATAATAGCAAATAAATTATCAAATCATTTATTCATTATATATCATCCTCAAATCTGTATTTCTCATAGACAATAAAACACTTACATCCTGAAAATCCTATAATCCTGGACATCCTGATTCAGACAATTACCAATTACCAAACACCAAACAAAAAATATCAAAACAACATCCTGAAAATCCTATAATCCTGAAAATCCTGATTCAGACAATTACCAATTACCAAACACCAAACAGAAAATTTATTAACAACACCCTGTAAATCCTATAATCCTGGACATCCTGATTCAGACAAATAACAATTACCAAACACCACACAAAAAATTTATCAACAACATCCTGAAAATCCTATAATCCTGGACATCCTGATTCAGACAAATAACAATTACCAAACACCAAACAGAAAATTTATCAACAGCATCCTGAAAATCCTATAATCCTGGAAATCCTGATATGGCTAACGCCACGCTACGCTATCAGACAATTTCCCCATTCCCTAAAACATCTCAATCTGTTTCATATCATTATTCACTTCCTCCTGTACCTTCTTCTTCCCCCCACCTTTCGCTTTTTTCTTCCCTTTATCATGCAAACCTTGGGCGACTTCTTGGGCGTATCTTTGATGATTTAATTGCAATAATCTATCTAATATTTCTCTGCGGGCATTTTCGCAAATCGTGAAACGGATACCTTGTTTTGTATCATGAAAATCATGATCTAATTCTATATCTTCCCAATCATAAGCAACAGCTACGGCGTTATCCATTTCTATGTGTAATGTGCGTAATTGTTCAATATCTGGGTTGGTTTCGTCGGGGTTGTGAAAACGGTTATAGGTTTTGGTTAATCCCTCTTGATGGGTTAACATGATTTTTTGGCGGTGAGTGTAATATTTTTCGCCTATTTCTTCTAGGTTTGCGGTTGATGTGGGGAAGGTGAATGTTTGAAAACAATCTGAAGGAGAATAATTAACAGTAAACCAAAAAGTTTTTCCCAAAGAGTGATTTTTACGGAGTGCTGACGCTATTGCTACAGACGCAGCAGGCATCACTAACAAAATACGACAGATACTCATGTACTATAGAATACCAAATATATAAGAAATAGTTATCATAATTTGCACTGGATCAAAATATGAAATGATGAAAGTAGTGTGTAGCATATTGGCTGAAAAAATTGACTGTTTCATCTCTAACAAAAGCCACGCGGGGCGAGTCTACAGAAGAACTCGTTTTAACCGACTCAGAAACTCTTGATGAGGTTATTCAGTGTTTAGTAGAAAATTTTTCGATTGAAACGCAAGGAGCCTGTGACCAACAAACTTTATTCGAGATTCTGGTTAAAGCAGCCAGCACTGGAGACAGTATTGAAAACACAGCTAAATTGTTAAAAAATATTCCGACAGCTAATGATATTAGATATCATCTCAATAAAATTAACAATTTTGAGGAATTAGAAGCGCAAATAAATCAAGCATTAAAAAGTCGAATTCCTTTAGGATTAAAAAAAGGGTGTTTGAAAATAGCGATTGATTTAAATTTAATTTGTTATTATGGTCAACCAACATCGTCAGAATTACCCTACATATATCGAAGTGAAGCTAAATCTGGTACTAATTCATTTTATGCCTATGCCACTTTATATGTTATTAGTAATAATAAGCGTGTAACTCTAGCAATAAGAGGTGTTCGCCAATTAGATACTAGTGTGGCTTTAATTACTTATTTATTAGCAGAACTTGAATCCCTAAAAATAAATGTAAAAAAACTCTATTTGGATAGGGGATTTTTTAATACTCCTGTAATTAGATGGTTACAGGCATTAGATATTCCCTTTCTTATGCCTGCTATCAAGACTGGAAAAAAAGGAGGAATCAAACAATTCCTCAAGGGTAAAAAAAGTTATAAAACTACCTATACTATTACAAGAGACAAAGATGATTTTGTCACATTTGATTTATGGATCGTCTGTAAATATAGAAAGGGAAAGCATAAAAAGCATGGGGTTCAATACTTTGTTTATGTTGCTTATAAGGTCAAAACAAATTTAAATTATATCTATCAAGATTATCGAAAAAGATTTGGCATTGAAACCAGTTATCGTCTGAAAAATATTTGTCGAATTAAGACGAATAACAAAAATCCAGTCTTGAGATTACTATTCATTGGAATATCCTTTCTTCTAATTAACATCTGGGTGAATCTACTATGGCTCAAAATCAGTCGTAAAAGGAAAGGTAGTAGATTAATTTATCGCACACTTTTTACACTCAAACAGATGTTAGCCTTTTTATCTCAAGCCCTACAGAAGAAATATCAAGTCGTTGAAAGCATTTATATTCCATCCGGTTAGCGTCAAGAAATTATTAACCAGCTAATCATAAGTAATTATTATCTATACTATGTCTGCTGATTAGAGTATCGGGAATAAAAAAGTATTTTATACTACACAGTATTTGGCGATCTCCCTTCAGGAAAAAACTTTTTGGTTTACTGATTAATATCTTTTCGCATTGTAGAACTATATTCCCAAGCCCAATGATAATGAAAATTAGATTGTATGACAGCAAATGATCTATATTCTTTAAATGGAAATACAGCCAATCTGTGAGCAAAAACAATATTTTTTGAAGCAAAAGCAAATCCTAAATGATTATTAACAAGTGAAAGAACTAACACTCGTTCCATTTTTGCGATCGCACTATAAAGTTCTGAACGAATTCGCCAAAACTGCCACCAAGGTGCAGATGCAACATCAGCAGCTTTATTTAATCTTTCTGATTTAACTTTTTCTTCTAAAATCGCTAAACAATCAGGATAATCACTTGCATAGGGTCTACCTTTAGGATTTTTCAGGTCATCATGTTCAGCATCTAAAGGCCAATCTTTAAAATTAATTACCCAACGATTTGGAGACTGATCAGGATTGGTATTCAAATCTTGTCCATTCAAATAAGGAAATAAAACATCTTGATTTTTTGCATCCTTTTCAATTAATGCTTGTGCCTCTTCTGGAGTCAAAACAAAACCCATCCCCAAAACTAAAGTACCTTGAAAAGATTTATCTCGATTTGCTGCTAACTGATCAGGATTACCAGATGTTTTACCAGGAATTGTTAAAAATGCTGTAATTCCATCAACAGGCTTTTCATCTAAAATAAAATCACCATTCCAATTACCTTTTCTTGACCAAACATAAGCCACTTCTAAACTTGCAATACCCGGACAAGTTCTACTAGGTACAGCCCGATAAATGGTACAATCTTCTATTAACTGGTCTAACCCTACTTCCCTTGTATCACCTTGAGAAATGGTATTAGTTGCAATTAACCCAAACCCACCATTTTTATTTAATAAATGTTTAGCTTTGAGGAAGAAGTAAGCACAAAAATCAGCATTACCTTTTTTATCATTCCCAATCCATTTAACAATAAAATCTCGATAAACAGTACCCAAACTACCAGTAATTTTCTTACCACCCATAAACGGCGAATTTCCCACAAGTGA
The window above is part of the Dolichospermum sp. DET69 genome. Proteins encoded here:
- a CDS encoding Rpn family recombination-promoting nuclease/putative transposase, with amino-acid sequence MSFDNVCKLLAEKYPLDFARWLLPEEPQSVKVLKTELSIEPIRADFVTFLKSENQILHIEFQTLSTSRKPIPLRVIDYYIRLKRLYPECTIIQFVIFLQETEDKNAFINVYQDVNTTHYYQVIRMWEQDPVLFLNNPALLPLAPLTRTNAPQDLLSQVAESVAKIEEIEIKRDIVACTEILAGLRFEKKLISQLLREDIMRESVIYQDILQKGEEKGRKEGEKRGEQRGRELGEQRTIIRQLNRRFGELDSSLVDRIKTLNIEKLDNLADALLDFSNINDLVNWLNDNQHEGQN
- a CDS encoding Rpn family recombination-promoting nuclease/putative transposase, encoding MSFDNICKLLAEKYPLDFARWLLPEEPQSVKVLKTELSIEPIRADFVTFLKSENQILHIEFQTLSTSRKPIPLRVIDYYIRLKRLYPECTIIQFVIFLQETEDKNAFINVYQDVNTTHYYQVIRMWEQDPVLFLNNPALLPLAPLTRTNAPQDLLSQVAESVAKIEEIEIKRDIVACTEILAGLRFEKKLISQLLREDIMRESVIYQDIFQKGEKQGDKRGEQRGRELGEQRTIIRLLNRRFGELDSSLVDRIKTLNIEKLDNLADALLDFSNINDLGTWLNSNQD
- a CDS encoding UPF0175 family protein, whose amino-acid sequence is MKTIPIQLPETAFSALRKNPEEFVQEMKIAAAVKWYELGDISQNKAAEIAGLTRTEFIHALSRYRVDFMQYTAEELAEEMSNVD
- a CDS encoding DUF4351 domain-containing protein, whose translation is MRESVIYQDIFQKGEKQGEKLGRTKGEQRTIIRQLTRRFGELDSSLVDKIKTLNIEKLDNLADALLDFSNINDLVTWLNDN
- a CDS encoding ISH3 family transposase, translated to MTVSSLTKATRGESTEELVLTDSETLDEVIQCLVENFSIETQGACDQQTLFEILVKAASTGDSIENTAKLLKNIPTANDIRYHLNKINNFEELEAQINQALKSRIPLGLKKGCLKIAIDLNLICYYGQPTSSELPYIYRSEAKSGTNSFYAYATLYVISNNKRVTLAIRGVRQLDTSVALITYLLAELESLKINVKKLYLDRGFFNTPVIRWLQALDIPFLMPAIKTGKKGGIKQFLKGKKSYKTTYTITRDKDDFVTFDLWIVCKYRKGKHKKHGVQYFVYVAYKVKTNLNYIYQDYRKRFGIETSYRLKNICRIKTNNKNPVLRLLFIGISFLLINIWVNLLWLKISRKRKGSRLIYRTLFTLKQMLAFLSQALQKKYQVVESIYIPSG